One genomic region from Sphingobacterium sp. UGAL515B_05 encodes:
- a CDS encoding NADP-dependent glyceraldehyde-3-phosphate dehydrogenase, with protein sequence MSLNLESIFYEEQDIPAEFTLDEQVDQREFLSNGEMISWTGQVNEVFSPICVKTKDGLKRKRIGSFPVCTEKESMEALEAAVKAYDNGRGEWPTMSVADRITCVENFTQKMIAKKDIVVKLIMWEIGKSYADSVKEFDRTVEYIYATIDALKDIDRDSSRFQIEQGIVAQIRRSPLGVVLCMGPFNYPLNETFTTLIPALIMGNTMLFKPPKHGTLLHYPLLEAFRTSFPKGVVNTIYGRGNKIVPSLMQSGKINVLTLIGSSRVADELKKLHPKVNRLRAILGLDAKNAAIITKDADLNLAVSETVLGSLSFNGQRCTALKIIYVHRSLAQEFLKRLSAEVAKLKYGMPWEKGVSLTPLPEVNKPAYLTECIEDAKAYGAKVVNENGGQVAESFFYPAIVYPVNSQMKLYREEQFGPVIPVVPFDDLEEPIEYLIGSSHGQQVSIFSNNAAVVSSLIDPLVNQVSRVNINCQCQRGPDTFPFTGRKDSAEGTLSVVDALRSFSIRSLVATKFTEENKKLLNEIVSENESNFLSTKYIF encoded by the coding sequence ATGAGCTTAAACTTAGAAAGTATTTTCTACGAGGAGCAAGACATTCCCGCAGAATTTACACTAGACGAACAGGTCGATCAAAGAGAGTTCCTTTCCAATGGAGAAATGATTTCTTGGACGGGTCAAGTAAACGAGGTTTTTTCACCAATCTGTGTGAAGACTAAGGATGGCTTGAAACGTAAGCGCATCGGTAGCTTTCCTGTTTGTACTGAAAAAGAGTCCATGGAAGCCTTGGAAGCTGCTGTAAAAGCATACGACAATGGCCGTGGAGAATGGCCGACAATGAGCGTTGCCGATCGTATTACCTGTGTCGAAAATTTCACACAAAAGATGATTGCCAAAAAGGACATTGTTGTCAAGCTTATTATGTGGGAAATTGGCAAATCCTACGCAGACTCCGTAAAAGAGTTTGATCGTACTGTAGAATACATCTATGCAACGATCGATGCATTGAAAGATATAGACCGCGATTCTTCACGTTTTCAAATCGAACAAGGTATCGTCGCCCAAATCAGAAGATCTCCATTAGGCGTAGTCCTTTGTATGGGACCATTCAACTACCCATTGAATGAGACATTCACAACATTGATTCCAGCGTTGATCATGGGGAATACCATGTTATTCAAACCACCTAAACATGGTACTTTATTACATTATCCTTTATTAGAAGCTTTTAGAACCAGCTTCCCTAAGGGGGTTGTCAATACAATCTATGGCCGTGGCAATAAGATTGTACCTAGCTTAATGCAATCAGGAAAGATCAATGTCTTGACGTTAATCGGTTCAAGCCGCGTTGCTGATGAACTTAAAAAATTGCATCCAAAAGTGAATCGCCTTCGCGCTATTCTTGGCTTGGACGCAAAAAACGCAGCAATTATTACAAAAGACGCAGATTTGAACCTCGCAGTTTCTGAAACCGTATTGGGATCACTTTCTTTCAATGGCCAGCGATGTACCGCATTAAAAATTATCTATGTGCATCGCAGCTTGGCGCAAGAGTTCCTAAAACGTCTCTCTGCTGAAGTCGCAAAATTGAAATATGGAATGCCTTGGGAAAAGGGTGTATCATTGACCCCGCTTCCTGAAGTCAATAAACCGGCCTATCTGACTGAATGCATTGAAGATGCAAAAGCATATGGTGCAAAAGTCGTCAATGAGAATGGTGGTCAAGTTGCAGAATCATTTTTCTACCCGGCAATTGTCTACCCTGTCAATTCACAGATGAAACTTTACCGGGAGGAACAATTCGGTCCTGTTATTCCTGTCGTTCCTTTTGATGACCTTGAAGAACCTATCGAGTACCTAATCGGATCTTCGCACGGACAACAAGTAAGTATTTTCAGTAATAACGCAGCTGTTGTTTCTTCGCTTATTGATCCACTGGTCAATCAAGTGAGCCGCGTAAACATCAATTGTCAATGCCAACGCGGCCCAGATACTTTCCCTTTTACAGGCAGAAAGGACAGTGCTGAAGGAACATTGTCAGTAGTCGATGCTTTACGGTCATTCTCTATACGTTCTCTAGTGGCTACAAAATTCACAGAGGAAAACAAGAAATTATTAAATGAAATCGTGAGTGAAAATGAATCAAATTTCTTAAGTACGAAATACATTTTCTAG
- a CDS encoding rhamnogalacturonan acetylesterase has protein sequence MKKISILILGFVMVISLLALQQDQTLTIYIIGDSTAANKDKRNFPETGWGMAFAKMFNQQVKVDNRALNGRSSKSFKQDMDKAGGIVNHWEPIFENLRRGDYVFIQFGHNDEKVDKPNVGTSLGEFERNLTFYINQTKEKGAIPVLLTPIARRKFDNGVLIMTHGQYPAVIRRIARDMQIPCIDMEDQTTVLIRSYGEDGSKKLFLHVDSGDMNYPQGKKDDTHLNTFGANEVAGLVAKGIRELQLPIQKNLIVK, from the coding sequence ATGAAAAAAATTAGTATACTTATTTTGGGCTTTGTGATGGTAATTTCCCTTCTTGCTTTACAGCAGGATCAAACTCTCACAATTTATATCATTGGCGATTCAACAGCTGCAAATAAGGACAAGCGCAATTTTCCAGAAACTGGTTGGGGAATGGCTTTTGCAAAGATGTTTAATCAACAAGTGAAGGTAGATAATCGCGCATTAAATGGCCGCAGTTCTAAATCCTTTAAACAAGATATGGATAAGGCCGGGGGCATTGTTAATCATTGGGAACCTATTTTTGAAAACCTCCGTCGCGGAGATTATGTTTTTATCCAGTTTGGACATAATGACGAAAAGGTCGATAAACCCAATGTTGGAACTTCGTTGGGAGAGTTTGAACGGAATTTGACTTTTTATATCAATCAGACAAAGGAGAAAGGGGCAATCCCAGTTCTTTTGACACCAATAGCACGACGTAAATTTGATAATGGCGTTCTGATCATGACCCATGGACAATATCCGGCTGTTATCCGCAGGATTGCCCGAGATATGCAAATACCTTGTATTGACATGGAAGATCAGACAACAGTACTTATCAGGTCTTACGGAGAAGATGGAAGTAAGAAATTATTTTTGCATGTAGACAGTGGCGATATGAATTATCCACAGGGAAAGAAAGATGACACCCATTTGAATACCTTTGGAGCCAATGAAGTGGCGGGGCTAGTTGCCAAGGGGATTCGCGAATTGCAGTTACCTATTCAGAAAAATTTGATTGTGAAGTAA
- a CDS encoding RagB/SusD family nutrient uptake outer membrane protein — protein sequence MKKTLLHITLALLFAGTVSSCNKILEAPSKSALDESVIFSNQDLAEGAVAGIIQSFGETNSYRGRYLVFYGINTDAEVNNSLKNPGDEKSRLSNYNTNVNNTQMNTDNNAWAKFYEGIERANLAIRGLRSYGNIEQRPEMAYILGEILTLRAVVYNDLVKAWGDVPARFEPLSTASIYIERSDRDVIYKQLLADLEEAQNYLPWPNQSAKTSNVEHINKAFAKGLRARLALSAGGYSQRADGVRKSNDPELESKKMYELAKKECLDIINSGAAKLLGFEEVFKTLCQEKGQAGLESLWEIPFSEGRGRVIFDLGVKHTTTDKYTGQNKGGTNGPNPIMFYEFEKEDVRRDVSCVPYEWTGGVQVPTNLGKWYFGKYRYEWMSRVVTSTNDDGLNWMYMRYADVLLMAAEAINELDGPNAAAPYFKMIRERAYPNNPEKVTAYMQQITTSKDVFFHALVNERALEFTGEMLRKGDLIRWNLLGVKLAEAKQKLQQLENRQGKYAALPANIYYKTAADGEKVEIYGLNFGDTDAVGAAAGYTSSKKWTMVASSDQATFWDALYLRDPNTQQFWPIWQYFLDNSNGKLNNNGFSFQ from the coding sequence ATGAAAAAAACATTATTGCATATAACCTTGGCTTTATTATTTGCAGGAACCGTATCATCTTGTAATAAAATATTGGAAGCACCGTCTAAATCTGCATTGGATGAGTCGGTTATATTTTCTAACCAAGATCTCGCGGAAGGGGCTGTTGCAGGAATTATTCAATCTTTTGGTGAAACAAACTCCTATCGGGGTAGATATTTGGTCTTCTATGGTATCAACACAGATGCAGAGGTCAATAATAGTCTGAAGAATCCTGGCGACGAAAAATCACGATTGTCAAATTATAATACTAACGTGAATAATACCCAAATGAATACCGATAACAATGCCTGGGCTAAATTTTATGAAGGTATTGAGCGGGCTAACTTAGCGATTAGGGGCCTGCGTAGTTATGGGAATATTGAGCAGCGCCCGGAGATGGCTTATATTCTAGGCGAAATCCTGACTTTGAGGGCTGTGGTATATAATGATCTGGTCAAAGCATGGGGTGATGTGCCTGCTCGCTTTGAACCATTGAGTACAGCGTCAATCTATATCGAGCGTAGCGATCGTGATGTAATTTACAAGCAGTTGCTGGCCGATCTGGAGGAAGCTCAAAACTATCTGCCTTGGCCGAACCAAAGTGCAAAGACATCCAATGTTGAACATATCAATAAAGCGTTTGCTAAGGGCTTGCGTGCTCGTTTGGCTTTGTCTGCCGGAGGTTATTCTCAACGAGCAGATGGGGTTCGTAAAAGTAATGATCCTGAATTGGAGTCGAAAAAGATGTATGAGCTGGCAAAAAAAGAATGTTTGGATATCATCAATAGTGGCGCCGCAAAGCTTCTCGGTTTTGAAGAAGTTTTTAAGACACTATGCCAAGAGAAAGGACAGGCTGGATTAGAATCACTATGGGAAATTCCCTTTAGTGAAGGTCGTGGTCGCGTTATATTTGATCTGGGTGTCAAGCACACCACAACAGATAAGTATACTGGCCAAAATAAGGGCGGAACAAATGGGCCTAATCCAATTATGTTCTACGAATTTGAGAAAGAAGATGTACGGCGGGATGTGAGTTGTGTGCCTTACGAATGGACGGGTGGTGTACAGGTACCAACAAATCTCGGTAAGTGGTATTTTGGGAAATATCGCTATGAGTGGATGTCGAGGGTGGTTACTTCGACCAATGATGATGGTTTGAATTGGATGTATATGCGCTATGCTGATGTTCTTTTAATGGCAGCAGAGGCAATAAATGAATTGGATGGCCCAAATGCTGCGGCACCTTATTTTAAAATGATCCGCGAACGGGCTTATCCAAACAATCCGGAGAAAGTAACGGCTTATATGCAGCAAATCACCACAAGTAAGGATGTTTTCTTTCATGCCCTCGTCAACGAACGTGCATTGGAGTTTACGGGAGAAATGTTGCGTAAGGGTGATTTGATCCGCTGGAATCTTCTAGGGGTCAAGTTGGCTGAAGCTAAACAAAAGTTACAGCAGCTGGAGAATAGACAGGGTAAATATGCGGCATTGCCTGCCAATATCTACTACAAGACAGCAGCTGATGGTGAAAAAGTGGAAATATATGGCTTAAATTTTGGCGACACAGATGCAGTGGGCGCTGCGGCAGGATATACTTCCTCAAAAAAATGGACGATGGTAGCAAGTAGTGATCAGGCAACCTTCTGGGATGCTTTATACCTCCGCGATCCCAATACACAGCAATTTTGGCCTATTTGGCAGTATTTTTTGGATAATAGCAACGGTAAGTTGAATAATAATGGTTTTAGTTTTCAATAG
- a CDS encoding SusC/RagA family TonB-linked outer membrane protein, whose amino-acid sequence MRDKAIMEMSGFRRQNVNFKLNHKPSKNTSIDLGARFSDVRISGGGMNEQNEASSSDSRLKFAMIYPPFPVGGLTNSDETDDEFNLYNPLESLVDNDQLQRRRTYNLNAAFSWDIIKNLRFRTEFGFDDYHNYNDRFYGPTTYYVRNIPAALDQNKPALISLNTSTQGIRSTNTLNYNFQDFLPKGHSLSVLVGQEYLFTQKTLNTNTTHGFPNSFKLDDTRKLTPQGASSTINNYMFADEKLLSFFGRVNYDLNSKYLFNATFRADGSSKFSADNYWGYFPSMAAAWRISSERFMDKTQSWLDDLKLRASLGTSGNNNIPLEQIYPIFSVKNTEWVNGYNNYWATSKTMSNPDLKWETTISKNIGLDFTLFKKKLSGTVDVYKNKTKDLLILFPIAGSGYDDQYRNLGETQNKGIELTLNWSVINKKNFDLNFSGNISFNQTKVNSLGGLASIPMASGWASTEIGPDYIVEAGGRVGKMYGYMSDGRYEVADFAGYDEASKKWILKDGVADASSIVGTIRPGTMKLKDLIGDDHKINASDQTIIGDANPLHTGGFSINTRIYNFDMTALFNWSYGNDIYNANKIEYTSTSKYNSRNMLTVMEEGQRWTNLLPDGTISNDPNQLTDMNKNTSLWSPLTNKFVFSDWAVEDGSFLRLGTVTVGYTLPKAFTDRLKIKNFRVYISGYNLAVWTNYSGFDPEVSTRRKTNLTPGVDYSAYPKSRTFVAGLNLNF is encoded by the coding sequence GTGAGAGATAAAGCGATTATGGAAATGTCTGGCTTTCGGAGACAAAATGTCAATTTTAAACTAAACCATAAACCATCAAAGAATACTTCCATAGATTTGGGGGCACGATTTTCGGATGTTCGCATTTCAGGTGGAGGCATGAATGAACAGAACGAAGCCTCTTCATCAGATTCCCGTTTAAAATTCGCCATGATTTATCCTCCCTTTCCTGTTGGGGGCCTAACAAATAGTGATGAAACCGATGATGAATTCAATCTGTATAATCCGTTAGAGTCCTTGGTCGATAATGATCAGTTACAGCGAAGGAGGACCTATAACCTAAATGCCGCATTTAGTTGGGACATTATTAAAAATCTACGATTCAGGACTGAATTTGGCTTTGATGATTATCATAACTATAATGATCGGTTTTATGGTCCAACGACGTATTATGTGCGTAATATTCCCGCTGCTTTAGATCAAAATAAGCCAGCTCTTATCTCATTGAATACGTCGACTCAGGGGATACGCTCCACAAATACATTAAACTATAACTTTCAAGATTTCCTTCCTAAAGGACATAGTTTAAGTGTGCTGGTTGGCCAGGAATATTTGTTTACACAAAAAACGTTAAATACCAATACGACACACGGCTTTCCGAACAGTTTTAAACTGGATGATACCCGAAAATTAACGCCGCAAGGTGCATCGAGTACGATAAACAATTACATGTTTGCTGACGAAAAATTACTTTCATTTTTTGGCCGGGTAAATTATGATCTTAACTCGAAGTATTTATTTAATGCAACTTTCCGGGCAGATGGTTCCTCCAAGTTCTCTGCAGACAATTATTGGGGGTATTTCCCATCCATGGCAGCTGCCTGGCGGATCTCATCAGAGCGATTTATGGACAAGACGCAATCTTGGCTTGATGACTTAAAACTTAGAGCAAGCTTGGGTACCTCGGGAAATAATAATATTCCATTAGAGCAGATATATCCAATATTTTCAGTTAAGAACACAGAATGGGTCAATGGGTATAATAATTATTGGGCTACGTCAAAAACGATGTCTAATCCGGATTTGAAATGGGAAACGACCATTTCAAAGAATATAGGTTTGGACTTTACTTTATTCAAGAAAAAGCTATCGGGAACGGTCGATGTGTATAAAAATAAAACAAAAGATCTCTTGATTCTTTTCCCAATTGCCGGATCAGGATATGACGATCAATATCGCAATTTGGGCGAAACCCAAAATAAAGGAATTGAGCTTACCTTAAACTGGTCTGTCATCAATAAAAAGAATTTTGATCTGAATTTTAGCGGTAATATTAGTTTCAATCAAACGAAAGTTAATTCTTTGGGAGGCCTAGCTTCGATTCCCATGGCTTCGGGGTGGGCCTCAACAGAAATTGGCCCAGATTATATCGTTGAAGCTGGGGGACGAGTTGGAAAAATGTATGGTTACATGAGTGATGGTCGCTATGAAGTCGCTGATTTTGCCGGTTATGATGAGGCTTCAAAAAAATGGATTTTGAAAGATGGTGTAGCTGATGCTTCTTCTATCGTTGGTACCATAAGACCCGGGACAATGAAGTTAAAAGATCTAATTGGTGATGATCATAAAATCAATGCAAGTGATCAGACGATTATTGGAGATGCAAACCCTTTACATACCGGTGGATTTTCAATCAATACACGTATCTATAACTTTGATATGACGGCATTATTTAATTGGAGCTATGGAAATGATATTTATAATGCGAATAAGATTGAATACACATCCACGAGTAAATATAATAGTCGGAACATGCTTACTGTGATGGAAGAAGGACAGCGCTGGACCAATTTGTTGCCAGATGGTACCATTAGCAATGACCCTAACCAATTGACGGATATGAATAAGAATACGAGCCTTTGGTCCCCGCTTACGAATAAATTCGTATTCAGCGATTGGGCGGTGGAGGATGGCTCTTTTTTGCGTCTAGGAACTGTTACAGTAGGTTATACGCTGCCTAAAGCATTTACGGATAGATTGAAGATCAAAAACTTTAGAGTATATATTTCTGGATATAATCTGGCGGTTTGGACCAATTATAGTGGCTTTGATCCGGAGGTATCTACGCGGAGAAAGACCAACCTCACACCGGGAGTGGATTATTCCGCTTATCCAAAAAGCAGAACTTTCGTGGCAGGTCTTAACTTAAATTTCTAG
- a CDS encoding TonB-dependent receptor plug domain-containing protein: MSKALVISTAICASLFTLNVHAQTRKVQGTVVDSDQKGLMGVSVTVSGTKFVAVTDKNGKFNIEIPGKNQELQFTYVGFQTRRVKLSADQAVIRVVLEEQSNALEEVTVNIGYGTVKKKDLTGAVTSVGAETISKAPVSSALEAIAGRMAGIQISSTEGSPDAEMKVRVRGGGSVTGDNAPLYIVDGFPMSSISDIAPADIESIDVLKDASSAAIYGSRGANGVVIVTTKSAKSGKTSISYNAFGGIRNLAKKLDVLSPYDYVTWQYEQALLQNKLDTYVKYFGNFQDIDLYKDVPSNDWQELIFGRTGNTFNQNFNLSGGVIRRNIQFLIPL, translated from the coding sequence ATGAGTAAAGCCTTAGTAATATCTACTGCTATTTGTGCTTCGTTATTCACATTAAATGTACACGCTCAAACCAGAAAAGTCCAAGGAACTGTCGTTGATAGCGATCAAAAAGGACTAATGGGGGTAAGTGTAACGGTGTCGGGGACTAAATTTGTCGCTGTGACGGACAAGAATGGAAAGTTTAATATCGAGATTCCCGGTAAAAACCAAGAGCTCCAATTTACGTATGTTGGGTTCCAGACTCGCAGGGTAAAACTTTCGGCAGATCAGGCAGTGATCCGTGTTGTTCTAGAAGAACAATCTAATGCTTTGGAAGAGGTAACTGTTAATATCGGATATGGAACTGTTAAGAAAAAAGATTTGACAGGAGCTGTAACTTCGGTAGGTGCAGAAACCATTTCTAAAGCTCCAGTATCTTCAGCTCTTGAGGCGATTGCGGGAAGAATGGCTGGGATTCAAATTTCTTCTACAGAAGGATCCCCAGATGCAGAAATGAAGGTCCGCGTCCGTGGCGGAGGCTCCGTTACAGGAGATAATGCCCCTTTATATATCGTGGATGGTTTTCCGATGTCTTCGATATCAGATATCGCGCCAGCAGATATTGAATCCATCGATGTGTTAAAAGATGCATCTTCGGCAGCCATATACGGCTCTCGGGGAGCAAATGGGGTTGTTATCGTAACCACCAAAAGTGCAAAGTCAGGAAAAACATCAATTAGTTATAACGCTTTTGGCGGAATTCGAAATTTGGCAAAAAAGCTCGATGTATTGTCTCCCTACGATTATGTAACCTGGCAGTACGAACAGGCATTGTTGCAAAATAAACTGGATACTTATGTCAAATACTTTGGTAATTTTCAAGATATTGACCTCTATAAAGACGTGCCTTCAAATGATTGGCAAGAGCTTATATTTGGAAGGACTGGTAATACTTTTAACCAAAATTTCAATTTGTCAGGGGGAGTGATAAGACGAAATATTCAATTTCTCATTCCTTTGTGA
- a CDS encoding MFS transporter yields MINTEKKGNYRWVICSLLFFATTINYLDRQVLSLTWKDFISPEFHWTNTDYGNITALFSIFYAISMLFAGRFVDWMDTKKGFLWAIGIWSIGAILHAFCGIATSGIVAGEWFVGFEGAKEAISHVNNVGLVMSVSVNLFIFARFVLAVGEAGNFPAAIKATAEYFPKKDRALSTSIFNSGATIGALAAPLTIPVIAAHWGWEMSFIIIGALGFVWMGFWIFLYKKPHENPKVNAAELAYIHQDDHETEQTEVTKQPRTTISECLKYKQTWAFVFGKFMTDGVWWFFLFWMPAYLSAVYDIKSSDTEGQLAIFVLYGITMLSIYGGWLPTYFVDKKGMNAYEGRMKAMLLFAFVPLVVLLAQPLGHISYWIPVILIGFAGAAHQSWSANIFSTIGDSFPKRAIATVTGIGGLAGGVGAFIINKTSGWLFDFAKETQLVFMGFKGEEAGYFIIFSFCAIAYLIAWVVMKTLVPKLILIKN; encoded by the coding sequence ATGATAAACACGGAGAAAAAGGGTAATTACCGTTGGGTGATATGCTCGCTACTATTTTTTGCTACTACCATCAATTACCTGGATCGTCAGGTGCTATCCTTAACTTGGAAGGATTTTATAAGTCCTGAATTTCATTGGACAAATACGGACTATGGCAACATCACAGCTTTATTTTCGATCTTTTATGCCATCAGTATGCTTTTTGCAGGTCGCTTTGTAGATTGGATGGATACCAAAAAAGGCTTTTTATGGGCGATCGGAATCTGGTCGATTGGCGCGATATTACATGCATTCTGTGGTATAGCCACTTCAGGTATCGTTGCCGGTGAATGGTTTGTTGGTTTCGAAGGGGCAAAAGAGGCAATTTCTCATGTTAACAACGTGGGTTTAGTCATGAGTGTTAGCGTCAATCTATTTATTTTTGCCCGCTTCGTTCTAGCTGTCGGCGAGGCCGGTAACTTCCCTGCCGCGATTAAGGCTACGGCAGAGTATTTCCCAAAGAAAGACCGTGCCCTATCTACCAGTATTTTCAATTCAGGAGCAACCATTGGCGCATTAGCCGCCCCATTGACCATTCCTGTCATCGCAGCACACTGGGGCTGGGAGATGTCCTTTATCATTATCGGTGCTCTAGGATTTGTCTGGATGGGCTTTTGGATTTTTCTTTATAAAAAGCCACACGAAAACCCGAAAGTAAATGCTGCTGAATTGGCTTACATTCATCAAGATGATCATGAGACAGAACAGACCGAAGTAACCAAACAACCGCGAACTACCATATCGGAATGTTTAAAATACAAGCAAACATGGGCTTTCGTATTTGGTAAATTCATGACTGATGGTGTTTGGTGGTTCTTCTTATTTTGGATGCCGGCCTATCTCTCTGCTGTATACGATATCAAATCATCAGATACCGAAGGGCAGTTGGCTATCTTTGTTTTATATGGCATTACCATGTTGTCTATTTATGGCGGATGGCTACCAACCTATTTTGTTGACAAAAAAGGAATGAATGCTTATGAGGGCCGTATGAAAGCAATGTTGTTATTTGCCTTTGTACCCTTGGTTGTACTTCTCGCCCAACCCCTAGGTCATATTTCCTATTGGATACCTGTCATTTTGATCGGTTTTGCCGGAGCTGCACACCAATCTTGGTCTGCGAATATTTTTTCCACTATTGGTGATTCTTTTCCCAAACGTGCCATTGCGACTGTTACAGGAATCGGAGGACTTGCCGGGGGGGTAGGAGCCTTTATCATCAACAAAACGTCCGGCTGGTTATTTGATTTTGCAAAAGAAACTCAGCTGGTCTTTATGGGCTTCAAAGGAGAAGAGGCAGGATATTTCATTATCTTTTCTTTCTGCGCCATAGCATATTTAATTGCATGGGTTGTAATGAAAACACTAGTACCTAAACTTATTTTAATAAAAAACTAA
- a CDS encoding DUF4957 domain-containing protein: MKRINIMLYLGLGLIFANISCSDDRIRELTELTTDRYFSPTGVSARIINQTGVQLTWKKNATAKGYTIELFANGELNFEGSPVKKIEGITNDQIPYTIIGLDGATNYSARIKAIGVEVADSKWSTITFKTNEEQIMKPVSPEGIQATSVRLNWAAGEEVTTITLNPGNIVHPVTPQEIAAGEATVTGLVGETAYTATLLKANKIRGSVTFTTLIDLGDAVVVQPTDDLAAVIGTAKAGDVLALMPGTYSLAADILIDKAISIKGAKPADRPLVKSAYFNLDKGASLSLKDLMLDGENKSGGNCFITLQAGAFGNIRLEDSKLINYPKGLVYGSFNASIETFIVNNNTFDNFVGNGNEFIDFRNAIAKNFEFTNNTVSNAVLNREFIRMDAGGSTAYPAITSMIKVNNNTFYNVIQDAAKRFFYVRLAKNEITFSKNLIVKSLAMTANQSATNLVERKSNNYFDAVNFYNSSASGVKNDAIANGYTLLDPGFKDALKGDFTLTNQTLKDNGIGDPRWGQ; this comes from the coding sequence ATGAAAAGAATCAATATAATGCTATATCTCGGTCTTGGACTTATATTCGCAAATATAAGCTGTTCTGACGACCGAATAAGGGAACTAACAGAACTGACAACAGATCGTTATTTTTCTCCTACAGGAGTGAGTGCTCGAATAATTAATCAAACAGGAGTTCAATTGACCTGGAAGAAAAATGCCACAGCGAAAGGTTATACAATAGAACTGTTTGCTAATGGAGAACTAAATTTTGAGGGTAGCCCTGTCAAGAAAATTGAAGGTATTACAAATGATCAGATTCCCTATACGATTATTGGGTTGGATGGAGCAACGAATTATTCTGCCCGTATCAAGGCTATAGGAGTTGAAGTGGCTGATTCCAAATGGAGTACCATTACCTTTAAGACCAACGAAGAACAGATTATGAAGCCTGTCAGTCCGGAGGGAATCCAGGCAACTTCTGTTCGTCTGAATTGGGCCGCAGGTGAAGAGGTAACAACGATAACCCTTAACCCTGGGAATATTGTCCATCCCGTGACCCCGCAAGAAATTGCAGCGGGCGAAGCAACAGTCACTGGTCTGGTAGGAGAAACAGCCTACACCGCGACACTATTGAAAGCAAACAAGATCCGTGGATCAGTCACATTCACAACATTGATAGATTTGGGGGATGCAGTTGTTGTACAGCCCACAGACGACCTCGCCGCTGTAATCGGAACCGCCAAAGCGGGGGATGTACTTGCCTTAATGCCAGGAACCTATTCACTTGCTGCAGATATACTGATCGATAAAGCGATATCCATCAAAGGTGCAAAACCGGCCGATCGTCCGTTGGTAAAATCTGCTTATTTTAATTTGGATAAGGGCGCATCACTGTCATTAAAAGATCTTATGCTTGATGGAGAAAATAAGTCGGGCGGAAACTGTTTCATTACATTGCAGGCAGGCGCTTTCGGAAATATTCGTTTGGAAGATAGCAAATTGATAAATTATCCGAAAGGACTCGTGTATGGCAGTTTTAATGCATCGATAGAAACATTTATCGTTAACAATAATACCTTCGATAACTTTGTTGGTAATGGAAATGAGTTTATCGATTTTAGAAATGCTATTGCGAAAAACTTTGAATTTACCAATAATACCGTTTCTAATGCCGTCTTGAACCGGGAATTTATCCGGATGGATGCTGGAGGATCTACCGCTTATCCGGCTATTACAAGTATGATCAAAGTGAACAACAATACCTTTTATAATGTTATACAAGATGCTGCTAAGCGTTTCTTCTATGTGCGTTTAGCGAAGAATGAAATTACGTTCTCCAAAAATTTAATTGTGAAGTCACTGGCAATGACAGCTAATCAGTCTGCAACGAATCTGGTCGAGCGCAAAAGTAATAATTACTTCGATGCGGTAAACTTCTATAACAGTTCTGCCTCCGGGGTGAAAAATGATGCCATCGCTAATGGCTATACACTACTGGATCCCGGATTCAAGGACGCTCTCAAAGGAGACTTTACACTAACAAACCAAACATTAAAAGATAATGGTATTGGTGATCCAAGATGGGGTCAATAG